Sequence from the Pseudomonadota bacterium genome:
CTCGGCGTTCAACGAAGGCGAGGCTGGAAAGCTCCTGGATCTTCGCTTTGGGCAATCCTGGCGCAGCCTCGTAGTCGAGTTCCTCAAGGGTCTTGACCGTTGGCAAGGTGGCGAGTTTGAGCATCATCTGCCGACTGCGTTCCTGGCGCATTGCGTACTCCGCCTCGAGCAATGCCGAGAGGTAGTCCGTGAACGCGTGCTTGTGTCGCGCGGCGTCGTCAGCCAACGTCACGAACTGATCGCCTACAGCATTGAGTGACAAGGCGGCACAAAGCTCAGCGACCCGCTCCAGGCTCTGGGTGTTAGAGGCCGCTGCACGGGCGCTCATGACAAGGCCTCGCTTAACACGGTGTCGTAGTATTTTGGCGAACGCTGGATGCGTTCGCGTGGCCATCGACGCACCGGCGACCCGTCAGCTGAGTGGACAGTCAACACTGGGGGCTGAGCCCCCAGTGAGCTGAGGTGTGCGCGCTCTTCGAGCAAGCGCATGGCCGGCACTTCGCCGGTTGTGCCGTGGATGCGTCGGTTGGCAACGGCATCACACCAGTGGCGTGCCTCGGCGTTGAGTCGCTGCAGATCCGGTGTGATGCCATCCAGCGCCAAGCGGGTCATCAAAGGCACAAAGAAGCTGTGGCGGATGTAGTGGACTGAGCGCTCCACTTTGCCTTTGGTCTGTGGTCGGTAAGGACGACACAGCCTCGGCAAGAACCCGTGCCGCTTTGCCAACTCATAAAGATCGTTCTGGAATCGGTGCTTGGTGCGCCCGTAGGCATCTCGCGCACACACGACCGTCTTCATGTTGTCGTAGAGGATCTCGTTCGGCGCGCCGCCAAAGGCGATCAACATGCGTTCATGGCAAGCGATCAGCACGCTGCTCTTCATCGAGTCGACGTACTCGACGTACAGCGCCCGGCTGTAGCCGAGTAGCCCGATGAAGCAATAGACTTTGCGGCCATCGAGGCGCTCCTCTGCCCAGTCCATCTGGATCTGTTGGCCTGGCAGGGTCTCGAAGCGTTCGACCGGTGTGGGTTCGGGCTGCGCGTCCTGATACAGCGCTGCGACAAAGCGGCGCACCGTGCGCTCGCTGCCCGTGTAACCCATGGCTGCAACCTCGCGGGTCAGCACCGTGGCAGGCACGCGGTGTGGGGCGGCCTTGGTCACGCGTTCGGTGAGGTAGGCCTCGTAGCGCTCAAGTGATCGAGGGCGTCCCGGTCCGCGCCCACTGGGTCTTGCCGTCGGCCCTTCGCCCCTCAGATACCGTCTGACGGTGTTACGGGATATCCCCAGCTCGGCAGCGATGGCACGAATGCTCTTGCCATAGCGCTGCGACAGAATTTTGATCTCTAAAATATGCTCCTCTGAAAGCATCGATGGGCTCCTCCTCGCGGAGCCCTACGGTTACAGAGGTGGGTCAGTATTTTTGTCCGAAGTGGGTCAGTTTCTGATGTCCGGCGACACAGTGATGCGCGAGCGCGGCGAAAGCCACTCAATCCACTCTCGGCACACGCCGCAGCGTGGACAACGCAGGCGTCGCACGGGCACATCGAGCCAAAAACAGACCTCGAAAAGACCGCGGTCTCTGATGCGCCTGATGGCGATGTCGTGCACACGAGCACACCGCTGTGAGCAGCCAGCACACCGGGGCGTGCAGGCTGGGTCGGGTTGTAGCTCGATCACACAGCACTGCTCGGCAAGCGATGTCGCGGAACGGGGCACAAGGCCTACCCAGCTCAGGCCGGCGAACGTAGTATCGAGCATGGCGGCGGTCTTTTGGTTGGCTGTTTGGTTGCGCTTACAACCTTATGCCAATCGATCGCCTGCTTCTCACTTCGCGCTAATAGGACTTGAACCAAAAAGCGCTTTTTTTACTCTATTTTTGGTAGTTTGGACGCAAAGTATAAATGCAACTCTCATCCAAATTCCACTGAGCCTCGCGGGTCAGGTGGCACTAAAAAACACTGCAGTGATTTCTTTAACGCGGATGAGTTCCTGCACAAACGTGTGCTTGCTTCCGCTACTTCATCTACCATGGAATTGTTGCAAAATGTTACACGATCAATCTCTTGAACCATAAAGTAAATTTCTCGTATCTCTCCTTCCTGGGTATCACTGTACGCGGCAAGCTCAGCCACTACATCCGCGACAGACTGCATAGCGTTACGCACCTCTGCTAGGGATTCCCTCGCACTTGCGGCGAGCTTTCCTCCAGTCGTTACCTTGTCCACGCTCGTATCGACCAATACACCAATCTCACTTGCAGCGCTGCTACTTCGTTGAGAAAGTTGGCGGACCTCCGATGCTACAACCGCAAAAACTTTTCCAGTTTCTCCGGCACGGGCTGCTTCTACGGCAGCATTTAAAGAAAGGAGATTCGTTTGAAAAGCAATTTCATCAATAACAGATGTTATGGTCTTAACATCCTTACTTGAACTTTCAATGTCCCCCATGGTGGTAAAGAGTATCTCGACCATCTCGCCGCAGTCGCCCGCCAAGCTAAGCGCACGCTGAGCTAGACTGTCGCCATCTCTTTGTCGTGATGTGGAATTTGAAACTGCCGATGACAACAGACCAATTTCGCGTCTAATCGATTCCAGCTGCCGCCCTTGTGACAAGGTCCGCTCACTCAAGCTTAAGTTTCCCGATTCAATTTCTTGAGCATCGCTATTTAGTTCATTCGCGGTTTTTTCTATCGATCTAAATACCTCGATAAGGCTTATTCTTGCGCTTTCCAGAGCACGTAACAGATTTCCTATATCATCGTGCCTAGCGGTAAAAAATGAACCGGACAAATCGCCTTTTCCAAGTTTCTGCGCACTCTCTGTAGCTGTATGAATCGCTCCCAATATAGAACGAACAATTAAAGTTACTATGGCTACAGTTGTAGACAATACAAACAAGGCCTCCGCTACGGCAATCCAGAGCAGCCTGATGCTCTCGTCGTACTGCGTTTGCGCGATATTTTCCATATCAT
This genomic interval carries:
- a CDS encoding ATP-binding protein; translation: MSARAAASNTQSLERVAELCAALSLNAVGDQFVTLADDAARHKHAFTDYLSALLEAEYAMRQERSRQMMLKLATLPTVKTLEELDYEAAPGLPKAKIQELSSLAFVERR
- the istA gene encoding IS21 family transposase produces the protein MLSEEHILEIKILSQRYGKSIRAIAAELGISRNTVRRYLRGEGPTARPSGRGPGRPRSLERYEAYLTERVTKAAPHRVPATVLTREVAAMGYTGSERTVRRFVAALYQDAQPEPTPVERFETLPGQQIQMDWAEERLDGRKVYCFIGLLGYSRALYVEYVDSMKSSVLIACHERMLIAFGGAPNEILYDNMKTVVCARDAYGRTKHRFQNDLYELAKRHGFLPRLCRPYRPQTKGKVERSVHYIRHSFFVPLMTRLALDGITPDLQRLNAEARHWCDAVANRRIHGTTGEVPAMRLLEERAHLSSLGAQPPVLTVHSADGSPVRRWPRERIQRSPKYYDTVLSEALS
- a CDS encoding methyl-accepting chemotaxis protein — protein: MEFIDKLSLKQCLTLLLLAPTIAFLHLVVLEIRQDLDSISIAERHLTLPYYFSAYADVIHEVQNERELTVGYLSTSGSDFLSKIQPQQAKTDDAVLSLKRLHERQSGGTLDEVAKTTDDALLLLGELANVRQSSEAVGLNLKATVDSYAVVIDGLLHRIGAMTKIVESGKTATDVVAFLDVLKTAEAASLERAALVEVFARQVVSHTDFKRIVSAVAKQESNNDHFVATAPAPIRILFEKVISSPSYADALAMRDLALGVASGEISKDELNIHPLEVFNSHANKISGLSEVEQRIRYDMENIAQTQYDESIRLLWIAVAEALFVLSTTVAIVTLIVRSILGAIHTATESAQKLGKGDLSGSFFTARHDDIGNLLRALESARISLIEVFRSIEKTANELNSDAQEIESGNLSLSERTLSQGRQLESIRREIGLLSSAVSNSTSRQRDGDSLAQRALSLAGDCGEMVEILFTTMGDIESSSKDVKTITSVIDEIAFQTNLLSLNAAVEAARAGETGKVFAVVASEVRQLSQRSSSAASEIGVLVDTSVDKVTTGGKLAASARESLAEVRNAMQSVADVVAELAAYSDTQEGEIREIYFMVQEIDRVTFCNNSMVDEVAEASTRLCRNSSALKKSLQCFLVPPDPRGSVEFG